One window of Scyliorhinus canicula chromosome 28, sScyCan1.1, whole genome shotgun sequence genomic DNA carries:
- the LOC119958146 gene encoding zinc finger CCCH domain-containing protein 10-like, translated as MADNNVVNNGKDGAGQSTEDVCRDYLRNVCYRGKTCKYLHPDINEVHDLGVKKNEFVFCHYFMNNVCTRAKCTFIHGTAEDEEYYKKTGELPLHLRSKVAETYGLSVSDLPSDKGEIPVCRDYLKGDCQRGSKCRFRHFKRDNSEQEIRVSRDPPPSQPLRRYDRLDNDSGINCYEYDHRLKRRKLEGFEFEVYEYDLTSRRQVDSGYLEEENLMLRNRNEELKKQVSNLMGNNEVLLEQNAFLRNQIKAAMVNALPTTTAGRFSHCTSPGIKTRGLWE; from the coding sequence ATGGCAGACAATAATGTTGTTAACAATGGCAAAGACGGGGCTGGCCAGAGCACGGAAGACGTTTGCCGGGACTACCTGCGCAATGTCTGCTATCGCGGCAAGACCTGCAAATACCTCCACCCGGACATAAATGAGGTACATGACCTAGGTGTGAAAAAGAATGAGTTTGTCTTCTGTCATTACTTTATGAATAATGTTTGTACCCGTGCAAAGTGCACATTCATACACGGGACAGCAGAGGATGAGGAATACTACAAAAAAACAGGGGAGCTTCCTTTGCATTTACGTTCCAAGGTAGCTGAAACCTATGGTCTATCAGTTTCTGACCTGCCTTCTGATAAAGGTGAGATTCCAGTATGCCGTGACTACCTTAAAGGCGACTGCCAAAGAGGCTCAAAATGTAGATTCAGGCACTTCAAACGTGACAATTCAGAACAAGAGATCAGAGTGTCACGAGACCCCCCACCTTCTCAGCCATTACGTAGATATGACCGATTGGATAATGACAGTGGTATCAATTGTTATGAGTATGACCACCGCTTAAAGAGGAGAAAGTTGGAAGGATTTGAGTTTGAAGTCTATGAGTACGATCTCACAAGTCGACGGCAAGTTGACTCTGGATACCTGGAAGAGGAGAACCTTATGCTGCGAAACCGGAATGAGGAACTGAAAAAGCAGGTGTCAAACTTGATGGGTAACAATGAGGTGCTTTTGGAGCAGAATGCATTTCTCCGCAACCAAATAAAGGCGGCAATGGTGAACGCCTTGCCCACAACAACAGCTGGGAGATTCAGCCACTGCACTTCCCCAGGAATCAAAACAAGGGGACTTTGGGAGTAA